In one window of Nicotiana tabacum cultivar K326 chromosome 12, ASM71507v2, whole genome shotgun sequence DNA:
- the LOC142167134 gene encoding uncharacterized protein LOC142167134 produces the protein MMKKFMTDQKAQTTEIMKKVMVDQQALAAAMRNLERQMGQLASAQNTPPVGVLLSDTESNPKTSINVVSLRNERQLEEVQSKKRKQVTFNEKPTTIESESEKSKESEKPADEAVAKQPPPLVARPSPPFPQRLQKVKDNAAYKTFLDILKQVQINIPLVDILQEVPKYAKYIKDIGENKRRLTEFETVALTRECSSRIQSKLPQKLKDSDNEDEMMREIEQVLDMCCSYVHGFGRFEELERPVTLTPPKSSIEEVPKLKLKPLPAHLRYAYLGNSKTLPVIISSSLTNVQEEKLLRVVREHKKAIGWTIADIKGISPSFCMHKIFLEDGNCPNVEQQRRLNPIMKEFMNKEVIKWLDAWWRVWIDYRRLNKVTRKDHFPLPFIDQMLDRLAGHEYYFFFDGYSGYNQIVICPKDQEKTTFTCLYGTFAFKCMPFGLCNAPATFQRCMTVIITDMVEKFVKVFMDDFLDFGSSYDDCLKNLSKVLARCGETNLVLNWKKYHFMVQEGIALGHRVFSSGIEVIRRRLLEKDVTFNFDDVCLKAFEELKKKLVAAPIIAAPDWSLPFELMCDASDHSIGVVLGQRKDKVFYSIYYASKTLDDAQLNYTTAEKELLAVVWAFEKFQAYLVGTKVIVDTDHAAIRKRFLHDVNFYYWDDPFLYKKCADQLMRRCIPEKEVELVLYDCHASPYEGHHGGDRTTAKVLQFGFFWPTLFKDAHAFVKKCDQCQRT, from the exons ATGATGAAGAAATTTATGACTGACCAGAAGGCCCAAACAACAGAGATAATGAAGAAAGTAATGGTTGATCAGCAGGCCCTAGCTGCAGCAATGAGAAATTTGGAGCGACAAATGGGACAACTTGCCAGTGCCCAAAATACTCCGCCAGTTGGAGTTCTTCTCAGCGACACTGAGTCTAATCCTAAGACATCTATTAATGTTGTGTCATTGAGGAATGAGAGACAGTTAGAAGAAGTCCAatcgaaaaagagaaaacaagtgACCTTTAACGAGAAGCCAACCACTATAGAGTCAGAATCAGAAAAATCAAAGGAGTCAGAGAAGCCAGCTGATGAGGCAGTGGCTAAGCAACCCCCACCATTAGTTGCGAGGCCATCACCTCCGTTCCCTCAAAGATTGCAGAAAGTGAAGGATAATGCCGCATATAAAACATTTCTTGATATTTTGAAGCAAGTGCAAATCAATATTCCACTGGTAGACATCCTGCAGGAAGTACCCAAATATGCAAAATACATCAAGGACATAGGGGAAAATAAAAGAAGGTTGACTGAATTCGAGACTGTGGCACTCACTAGGGAATGTAGCTCTAGAATCCAAAGCAAGCTACCTCAGAAATTGAAGGATTCAG ACAATGAAGATGAAATGATGAGAGAAATTGAGCAAGTACTTGATATGTGTTGCAGTTATGTCCATGGGTTTGGGAGATTTGAGGAGTTGGAAAGGCCTGTCACTCTAACCCCTCCTAAGTCATCTATTGAAGAAGTTCCAAAGCTAAAACTTAAGCCCCTTCCGGCGCATCTGCGCTATGCTTATTTGGGGAACTCTAAGACATTGCCAGTGATTATCTCATCCAGCTTGACTAATGTACAAGAAGAAAAATTGCTCAGAGTAGTTCGCGAACATaaaaaggctattgggtggacaattGCTGACATCAAGGGTATCAGTCCATcgttttgcatgcataaaatctttCTGGAAGATGGAAACTGCCCCAATGTTGAGCAGCAAAGGAGGTTAAATCCCATTATGAAAGAGTTCATGAATAAGGAAGTAATTAAGTGGCTCGATGCAT GGTGGAGAGTTTGGATTGATTACAGAAGGCTCAACAAAGTAACCCGTAAGGACcatttcccacttccattcattgatcaaatgttggacagATTGGCGGggcatgaatattatttcttttttgatggttattcggggtacaaccaaattGTCATATGTCCAaaggatcaggagaagaccactttTACTTGTCTTTATGGCACTTTCGCCTTCAAGTGTATGCcatttggtctttgtaatgcaccagcCACTTTTCAGAGATGCATGACGGTTATtatcaccgatatggtggaaaaaTTTGTGaaagtctttatggatgattttttagACTTTGGGTCTTCTTATGACgattgtttgaagaatttgagcAAGGTGTTAGCCCGTTGTGGAGAAACAAATCTAGTGTTGAATTggaaaaaatatcattttatggtgCAGGAAGGCATCGCTTTGGGTCATAGAGTGTTTAGCAGTGGCATTGAAGTGATAAGGCGAAG GTTGCTTGAAAAGGACGTAACTTTCAATTTTGATGATGTTTGCCTCAAGGCATTTGAAGAGCTCAAAAAGAAGTTGGTGGCTGCCCCCATTATTGCGGCACCAGATTGGTCCTTACCATTTGAActtatgtgtgatgcaagtgaccatTCTATTGGGGTAGTGCTAGGCCAGAGGAAAGACAAGGTGTTTTATTCCATCTACTATGCGAGTAAGACTCTTGATGATGCACAACTGAATTACACCACCGCTGAAAAGGAGTTGTTAGCTGTTGTGTGGGCCTTTGAGAAATTTCAGGCATACTTGGTGGGAACAAAAGTCATAGTCGATACCGATCATGCAGCAATCAG AAAGAggtttttacatgatgtgaacttCTACTACTGGGATGACCCATTCTTGTACAAGAAGTGTGCTGATCAATTGATGAGGAGATGCATTCCAGAAAAGGAGGTGGAATTAGTGTTGTATGATTGTCATGCATCACCTTATGAGGGCCATCATGGAGGCGATAGAACAACTGCAAAGGTATTACAGTTTGGTTTCTTTTGGCCAACATTATTCAAGGATGCTCATGCATTTGTTAAGAAGTGTGACCAGTGTCAAAGAACATGA
- the LOC142167135 gene encoding uncharacterized protein LOC142167135 — translation MDLEAAGEKRLLQLNELDEFRMHSYENAKLYKEKTKRWHANRIKPRHFKLGQHVLLFNSRLKLFPGKLKSRWPGPFEVVRVTPYGAIELRALNGERKFLVNGQRVKHYWGGIINREKTNVVLADE, via the coding sequence ATGGACCTTGAAGCCGCAGGTGAGAAGAGACTCTTGCAGTTGAATGAGTTAGATGAGTTCAGGATGCActcttatgaaaatgctaagctttATAAAGAGAAAACGAAAAGATGGCATGCCAACCGTATCAAGCCACGTCACTTCAAGCTAGGCCAACATGTATTATTGTTCAATTCTAGGCTCAAGTTGTTTCCTGGGAAGTTAAAATCGAGATGGCCAGGCCCGTTTGAGGTGGTGAGAGTCACTCCTTATGGTGCAATTGAGTTGCGTGCTTTAAATGGTGAAAGGAAATTTTTAGTGAATGGACAAAGAGTCAAGCACTATTGGGGAGGAATAATTAATCGTGAGAAGACCAATGTTGTACTCGCTGATGAGTAA